Proteins from one Ketobacter alkanivorans genomic window:
- a CDS encoding MFS transporter yields the protein MKLFYFILFGQSVSLLGSSLTGFALGVWVYQTSSSVMEFTSILVASTLPGIILGPFVGSWVDRLDRKSLLIGAQFGSALVTVALAVLYHFDVLAFWHIAIIVSFGSVFATVLQVGFTSTVTLMVSPGDLSKANAALGMVLGIVQLAGPFLAGKALDTIGISTILLLDIVSFLFGLGTLFVASVPSPPPKPNQTKSSAWADVKEAYWFLKSKPGVLGGLYLFTLIWFNVSAVQALITPLVLSYATPSEAGLIMSVAGVGALVGGAIMMGWKGPERRMYGILGAALAIAVVLVLLPIYSSLIWIGFWAFVIMALAPIATVCSQTLWQRKVPVHFHGRAFSLRNTIMKAAQPAAFLSAGFLYQSIFEPMMVEGELLARVFGPVWGIGEGRGIALLISLFGILSVVIVLLAWNMRSIRLADTALPDENLSQQPS from the coding sequence TTGAAGCTTTTCTATTTTATTCTCTTCGGTCAATCGGTTTCATTGCTTGGGTCTTCGCTTACCGGCTTTGCGCTTGGCGTTTGGGTTTATCAAACCAGCTCTTCGGTTATGGAATTCACCTCGATTCTGGTTGCTTCGACGCTTCCAGGCATTATTCTGGGGCCGTTTGTAGGGTCGTGGGTTGATCGGCTTGATCGAAAATCACTGCTAATCGGTGCGCAGTTCGGTAGCGCCTTGGTAACCGTCGCCCTGGCGGTTCTGTATCATTTTGATGTGCTGGCTTTTTGGCACATTGCTATCATCGTATCGTTTGGTTCCGTGTTCGCTACCGTTTTGCAAGTTGGGTTTACTTCCACTGTTACCTTAATGGTGTCACCGGGCGATTTAAGTAAAGCCAATGCAGCGCTCGGAATGGTGTTAGGAATCGTTCAATTGGCAGGGCCGTTTCTTGCGGGTAAGGCGCTGGATACCATTGGAATATCGACCATTCTGTTACTGGATATCGTCAGTTTCCTGTTCGGTTTGGGCACTTTGTTTGTTGCCAGCGTGCCATCCCCTCCGCCTAAACCCAATCAAACCAAGTCCTCCGCCTGGGCGGATGTTAAGGAGGCCTACTGGTTCCTGAAGTCTAAGCCTGGAGTATTGGGCGGCCTCTACCTCTTTACGCTGATTTGGTTCAATGTATCTGCAGTCCAGGCGCTGATCACGCCGTTGGTGCTTTCCTATGCCACTCCCAGTGAAGCCGGTTTGATTATGTCCGTTGCCGGAGTTGGCGCGTTGGTTGGCGGCGCTATTATGATGGGTTGGAAAGGCCCGGAGCGAAGAATGTATGGCATTCTAGGTGCTGCGCTGGCCATTGCGGTGGTGTTGGTGCTGCTGCCGATTTATTCCAGTTTGATTTGGATAGGTTTTTGGGCGTTTGTCATTATGGCGTTAGCACCGATAGCGACGGTATGCAGCCAAACGCTGTGGCAACGAAAGGTGCCAGTGCATTTTCATGGGCGTGCGTTCAGTCTCAGAAATACAATAATGAAGGCTGCCCAGCCGGCTGCTTTTTTAAGTGCAGGATTCCTATACCAGAGCATCTTCGAGCCCATGATGGTCGAAGGAGAGCTGTTGGCAAGGGTGTTTGGCCCTGTCTGGGGCATCGGTGAGGGGCGAGGAATTGCGTTATTAATCAGCCTGTTCGGCATCTTAAGCGTCGTAATCGTGTTGCTTGCATGGAATATGCGCAGCATTCGGTTGGCCGACACCGCGCTCCCGGATGAGAACCTGAGCCAGCAGCCTTCCTAG
- the ectB gene encoding diaminobutyrate--2-oxoglutarate transaminase, whose product MDVFQQYESEVRSYCRAFPKVFTKAKGAHIHCEDGTRYLDFFAGAGALNYGHNPDLVKQRLIEYLQQDGILHGLDMYTDAKGHFLKSLQERILIPRKLDYRVQFCGPTGTNAVEAALKIARKVKGRRNIFAFQGGYHGMTLGALACTGNAYNRKGASTALPDVTFMPYPFGAMKDIDTIAYIDAVLSDTSSGVDKPAAMVLETIQAEGGVVVAPVEWLQKIRALCDKHDILMIVDDIQVGCGRSGGFFSFERAGIVPDIVTLSKSISGSGLPLAIVLLKPELDKWLPGEHNGTFRGNQLAFVSGVAGIELFEQLNIPKQVEEKSAFVGCELAAIIERVDPRMELRGLGLIWGVDLSPLKNEKLIDVITENCFDAGLIIENAGRKGQVLKLLPPLTVTMDELSLGLEIIERSMKKAL is encoded by the coding sequence ATTGATGTGTTTCAGCAGTATGAATCCGAAGTGCGTTCCTATTGTCGGGCTTTTCCTAAAGTATTTACCAAAGCCAAGGGTGCGCATATCCACTGTGAAGATGGCACTCGCTATCTGGATTTCTTTGCTGGTGCGGGCGCTCTGAATTACGGGCATAACCCTGATTTGGTTAAGCAACGTCTCATCGAGTATCTCCAGCAGGATGGTATTTTGCATGGCTTGGACATGTATACCGATGCCAAGGGGCATTTTCTGAAGTCGTTGCAGGAACGGATTCTAATTCCCAGGAAGCTGGATTATCGTGTTCAGTTTTGCGGCCCCACCGGAACCAATGCTGTAGAAGCTGCCCTCAAGATTGCTCGTAAGGTTAAAGGTCGACGTAACATCTTTGCATTTCAGGGTGGTTACCATGGCATGACTCTGGGAGCGTTGGCTTGTACCGGTAACGCTTACAATCGCAAAGGAGCAAGTACGGCTCTGCCGGATGTTACCTTCATGCCGTATCCGTTCGGCGCAATGAAGGACATCGATACGATCGCTTATATTGATGCCGTATTGTCTGATACCAGCTCTGGTGTTGATAAACCTGCTGCCATGGTGCTGGAAACTATACAGGCCGAAGGCGGTGTGGTGGTCGCTCCTGTTGAATGGTTGCAAAAAATCAGGGCGCTGTGTGATAAACACGACATCCTGATGATTGTGGATGATATACAGGTCGGCTGTGGACGTTCAGGCGGGTTCTTCAGTTTTGAGCGTGCTGGCATTGTCCCCGATATTGTTACCCTTTCAAAGTCCATCAGTGGAAGCGGCCTGCCATTGGCCATTGTGTTGTTAAAGCCGGAGCTGGATAAGTGGCTGCCGGGAGAGCATAACGGTACGTTCCGTGGCAATCAGCTGGCTTTTGTCAGTGGTGTTGCTGGTATAGAGCTTTTCGAACAATTGAACATTCCAAAACAGGTAGAGGAAAAGTCAGCATTCGTTGGTTGTGAGCTTGCCGCCATCATTGAGAGGGTTGACCCTCGCATGGAGCTGCGCGGTTTGGGGTTGATTTGGGGTGTGGATTTATCACCACTGAAGAATGAGAAGCTAATCGACGTGATCACGGAGAACTGTTTCGACGCAGGCTTGATTATTGAGAATGCAGGCCGGAAAGGGCAGGTTCTGAAATTGCTTCCACCACTGACTGTTACCATGGATGAGCTGAGCTTAGGGTTGGAAATCATTGAGCGATCCATGAAAAAAGCCCTTTAG
- a CDS encoding efflux RND transporter periplasmic adaptor subunit, with amino-acid sequence MNKALKFVLPIAAIVVGLAVSVLLFVSRPEVEHKPLNIKAPLVTITEVQPQSKSIPVFTRGTVTPGTEIQLMSEVSGQVLELSPNFANGGFFRKGEVLIRIDPIEYEVNIKRAEASKAQAYQAKLQAEAEKKARSRVKNTSSSRLANYDIQYRQAEAQYEAAVAELEAVKLQRDRTTVRAPFDGRVRLAALNVGQYVRPGLQMGAIYAVDVAEIRLPLSDRQLGLVDVPSRFQDSLNQTLPEVTLTEKFAGRTYTWKGKVVRAEGGVDERNRLLYVVAQVRDPYAADPNQPGRPELVSGSFVEATIDGRRFERVFEVPRKALRNGAQLWVVDENNQLRERDVAIIYKGKDSIYVSSGLESGDKVVLSQMDIAVDGMTVRTKVEEDFQYEVEPEKNNNLFGVTQAPKSAEPASVKLPDLNDPKVQELAAKAKDMYENLDAKQKQDIQQSAKEMLKQAQNLQVALQPKPREIEIQEPASRPDPVEPQPVVQAEPEMSPLAAQIAADIESSPPPTKAQPEIEPAPVARSSKPAGGGSITISIVSAPEPLVEAIQ; translated from the coding sequence ATGAATAAAGCTTTAAAGTTTGTGTTGCCCATCGCGGCAATCGTTGTGGGTTTGGCAGTGTCCGTTTTATTGTTTGTATCCCGCCCGGAAGTTGAGCATAAGCCGCTCAATATAAAAGCGCCGTTGGTGACCATCACTGAGGTGCAGCCTCAGAGTAAAAGTATTCCAGTTTTTACCCGTGGCACGGTAACGCCAGGTACTGAAATCCAATTAATGTCCGAAGTAAGTGGTCAGGTCTTAGAGCTTTCTCCTAATTTTGCTAACGGTGGCTTCTTTCGTAAGGGTGAGGTGCTGATTCGCATCGACCCCATAGAATACGAAGTGAATATCAAACGGGCAGAAGCCAGTAAAGCCCAGGCTTACCAAGCCAAATTGCAAGCAGAGGCAGAAAAAAAGGCACGCAGCCGGGTTAAGAACACCAGCTCCAGCCGATTGGCCAATTACGATATTCAATATCGCCAGGCAGAAGCCCAGTACGAAGCTGCTGTGGCCGAATTAGAGGCTGTAAAACTGCAGCGTGATAGAACTACCGTGCGTGCGCCATTTGATGGGCGGGTTCGTCTGGCAGCGCTGAACGTAGGGCAGTACGTTCGCCCGGGTCTGCAGATGGGTGCAATCTACGCGGTCGATGTCGCTGAGATCAGGTTGCCACTATCTGATCGTCAGCTTGGGCTGGTTGACGTACCCTCACGGTTCCAGGATTCCCTGAATCAAACGTTGCCTGAAGTAACGCTTACTGAGAAATTTGCCGGTCGTACTTACACTTGGAAAGGAAAGGTGGTTCGTGCAGAGGGTGGGGTAGATGAGCGCAATCGCTTGCTCTATGTCGTTGCCCAGGTGCGTGATCCCTATGCAGCAGATCCGAATCAGCCTGGCAGGCCCGAGCTTGTTTCCGGCTCTTTTGTTGAGGCAACCATAGATGGTCGCCGTTTTGAGCGGGTGTTTGAAGTGCCAAGAAAAGCCCTGCGCAATGGTGCTCAATTATGGGTGGTTGATGAAAACAATCAGCTGCGTGAACGGGATGTGGCCATTATCTATAAAGGCAAAGACAGCATCTACGTCAGCTCGGGTTTGGAGAGTGGTGACAAGGTTGTATTAAGCCAGATGGACATCGCCGTTGATGGCATGACTGTGCGAACCAAGGTTGAGGAAGACTTCCAATACGAAGTAGAGCCAGAGAAAAATAACAACTTGTTTGGCGTAACCCAGGCACCAAAGTCGGCGGAGCCCGCATCGGTTAAACTTCCTGATCTGAACGACCCTAAAGTGCAGGAATTGGCGGCCAAGGCCAAGGATATGTATGAGAACCTTGATGCCAAGCAAAAGCAGGATATACAGCAAAGCGCTAAGGAGATGCTCAAACAAGCCCAAAACCTGCAGGTAGCTTTGCAGCCAAAACCCAGAGAAATTGAGATTCAGGAGCCAGCCTCACGGCCCGATCCAGTAGAACCTCAGCCAGTCGTACAAGCCGAACCAGAAATGTCTCCGCTCGCAGCGCAGATTGCAGCAGATATCGAAAGTAGCCCGCCACCGACAAAAGCGCAGCCTGAGATAGAGCCTGCTCCTGTAGCCAGGTCCTCTAAACCAGCTGGAGGAGGAAGCATAACCATCTCTATTGTGTCTGCTCCTGAGCCTTTGGTGGAAGCGATACAATGA
- a CDS encoding thioesterase II family protein, translated as MMANHSTNPVRSNWFQVARPVVSPRLRLFCFSYAGGNASTYREWHKRLPEDVEVCSIQLPGRGSRFKEKAFTDLDSLLTSLVAEIAPYTETSYAFFGHSMGAQVAFELARKLRDKGLEQPKCLIVSGRRAPQRSKKSKPIYSLPEAEFRDEIRRLNGTPEEALNNPELMDLVSPILRADFQLIETWVYQPSDPIDVPVLALGGVKDKQVTMDDLEDWKKVTKGPFCLELFSGDHFFINQATDTLLNTVNQAIETVLGRADGVLANRKTS; from the coding sequence ATGATGGCGAACCATTCAACTAATCCGGTGCGTAGTAATTGGTTTCAGGTGGCTAGACCCGTTGTCAGCCCGCGTTTGCGTCTGTTCTGTTTCTCATATGCAGGGGGTAATGCCTCAACTTATCGTGAGTGGCATAAGCGGCTCCCTGAAGATGTTGAAGTCTGCTCAATCCAGCTCCCCGGTCGTGGTAGCCGCTTCAAAGAAAAAGCCTTTACTGATCTTGATAGTCTCTTAACCAGCCTTGTTGCCGAGATTGCGCCCTATACCGAAACTTCTTATGCTTTTTTCGGCCACAGTATGGGGGCTCAGGTTGCGTTCGAGCTGGCTCGAAAGCTGCGTGATAAGGGGCTTGAGCAGCCTAAGTGCCTGATTGTGTCAGGGCGTCGTGCGCCTCAGCGCAGCAAAAAATCGAAACCCATTTATTCATTGCCTGAAGCCGAGTTTCGGGATGAGATCCGCCGTCTTAATGGAACGCCGGAGGAGGCTTTGAACAATCCAGAGCTAATGGATCTGGTGAGCCCGATACTGAGGGCTGATTTCCAGCTGATCGAAACCTGGGTGTATCAGCCATCTGATCCTATTGATGTGCCCGTATTGGCTTTGGGTGGCGTTAAAGATAAGCAGGTCACGATGGACGATCTGGAGGATTGGAAGAAGGTAACCAAAGGCCCATTCTGCTTGGAGCTGTTTTCTGGTGATCATTTCTTCATCAATCAGGCAACAGATACACTTTTGAATACGGTCAATCAGGCGATTGAAACCGTACTCGGTCGGGCTGACGGTGTGTTGGCTAACCGAAAAACTTCCTGA
- a CDS encoding efflux RND transporter permease subunit, whose amino-acid sequence MNAIIAWFAENKVAANLLMMFVVIAGVISLQDTRKEILPNISLDLITITVPYPGASPEDVEKSVLNRIESAIYDLEGIKSLSSKATEHLGLLTLEVAYGQDSKHLLNEIKARVDGIGTFPADVERPIVREISVRNMVAYVIVSGNADERSLKNLAAQIKDDLTTRPNISQVELAASRPYEIAIEVSEASLQRYGMSFIEVANAVRQSSIDLPTGVIKTAQGNVSVKAKGQVYWGDDFEDIVIRALPDGAQVLIRDVATVQDGFKEGVSLSEFNGRPAVALAVYRVGNQSILDVSKELHEYVNSPTMYIPEGIHLDVWQDSSVYFKSRMDLLSENAISGLALVFIILLLFLRAKLSFWVSLGIPISFMGAFMMLPYFDGSLNMISLFAFILVLGIVVDDAIIVGENVFSKHREGIAGVRGAILGAQEVQKPVIFSVLTTIIAFAPLVMLPGPEGKLMKVIPIVVICTLIFSLIESLLVLPSHVSGISSDEFDRIPVIGYVQRKFSNGLEMFVEKIYSPFLEVCLRWRYTTLFGFVGVLIIALSLMASGWLKVVFFSTIEADTASASISFAQNTTPEAVRSGIKRVERAALELKDELRSETGTEQILNVFTSFTSDTTGRLVVELAPSENRKLSGQKMIRRWEDRVGDIHDVVELEFKATLNQPGSMLDIELSSSSLSDLKLAADGLKERLAGINGLYQITDSFQRGKQELLIELKPLARNMGLSLDDVAMQVRQAYHGADVQNIQRGEQDIKVVVRYPAEERSSLWYLENMSIRMRDGSTVPLLTIADIEYGEGAAQINRHNRRRVIRVRAKLDDNVTSTPKVMMAIQKEYLDSIPESFPGMNWDVSGVQKEKDEFKDYLFKAYWIAILGMYVMMATLFRSYAQPLMVMFAIPFGIIGALVGHLVVGMDVTLWSLVGMIAVSGIVVNDNLVLVDFMNRNKERGIDLMESIRRAGAARFRPIMLTSLTTFGGLVPLMLETSLQAQFLIPMAISIAFGVLFATLVSLILVPATYHILYDVNLSIKDVARFFSGEKKAASSIAEEVDRTFEGGTEDDSEKLQWHVGLDEAYDLGHKEGLKGDVPRVSPFELEVLSASWEAGWDDGNEEFLTSSNAST is encoded by the coding sequence ATGAATGCAATAATAGCTTGGTTTGCGGAGAATAAAGTTGCCGCCAACCTTCTGATGATGTTTGTGGTTATTGCAGGTGTTATCAGCCTGCAAGATACGCGAAAAGAAATTCTGCCTAACATTTCACTAGATCTCATCACGATTACCGTGCCGTATCCTGGCGCATCTCCTGAGGATGTTGAGAAGTCGGTGCTCAACCGCATCGAGTCTGCAATATATGATCTGGAAGGTATCAAGTCACTTTCATCGAAAGCAACTGAGCATTTGGGGTTGCTTACCCTCGAAGTGGCTTATGGTCAAGACAGCAAGCATTTGCTGAATGAGATCAAGGCCAGAGTTGACGGTATCGGAACGTTTCCCGCTGATGTAGAGCGGCCCATAGTTCGTGAAATATCCGTTCGCAATATGGTTGCGTACGTTATCGTATCGGGTAACGCGGATGAGCGCAGCCTCAAGAACCTGGCCGCTCAGATAAAGGATGATCTCACCACCAGACCAAATATCTCACAGGTTGAGTTGGCTGCGAGTCGCCCCTATGAGATTGCCATTGAAGTATCCGAAGCCTCCTTGCAGCGATATGGCATGAGCTTTATTGAGGTTGCTAATGCAGTCAGGCAGAGCTCCATTGATCTGCCAACCGGTGTAATCAAAACTGCGCAAGGTAATGTGTCGGTTAAGGCTAAGGGGCAGGTTTATTGGGGTGACGATTTTGAAGATATTGTCATTCGTGCTCTGCCTGATGGAGCGCAGGTACTGATTCGAGATGTCGCGACAGTGCAAGATGGCTTCAAAGAAGGCGTGTCTCTGAGTGAGTTCAACGGGCGCCCAGCTGTAGCGCTGGCCGTCTATAGGGTAGGGAATCAAAGTATCCTCGATGTATCCAAGGAGCTGCACGAGTACGTCAACAGCCCAACGATGTACATCCCGGAAGGCATCCATCTCGATGTTTGGCAGGATTCTTCGGTATATTTTAAAAGCCGAATGGATCTGCTGAGTGAGAATGCCATCAGCGGCTTGGCTCTAGTGTTTATTATTCTATTGTTGTTCTTGCGGGCGAAACTTTCCTTTTGGGTGAGTTTAGGAATCCCGATCTCCTTTATGGGAGCATTCATGATGCTCCCATACTTCGACGGCTCTCTTAACATGATCTCCCTGTTCGCCTTTATTTTGGTGCTGGGAATAGTGGTGGATGATGCCATTATCGTTGGGGAGAACGTGTTCAGTAAGCATCGGGAGGGGATCGCCGGTGTGCGGGGTGCGATCTTGGGCGCTCAGGAAGTGCAAAAGCCCGTAATCTTTTCTGTGCTGACCACCATTATCGCATTTGCGCCTCTTGTCATGCTGCCTGGCCCGGAAGGCAAGCTGATGAAGGTGATTCCTATTGTCGTCATCTGCACATTGATTTTTTCGCTGATTGAATCGTTGTTGGTTCTGCCATCCCATGTCTCCGGTATTTCCTCTGACGAGTTTGACCGCATACCGGTTATCGGGTACGTACAACGTAAGTTCTCCAATGGCTTGGAGATGTTTGTCGAGAAGATCTATAGCCCGTTTCTCGAGGTATGCTTGCGGTGGCGTTATACCACCCTGTTCGGGTTTGTTGGTGTATTGATTATTGCGTTGTCGTTGATGGCCTCAGGATGGCTGAAGGTCGTGTTTTTCTCCACCATTGAAGCGGACACCGCCAGTGCCTCTATCAGTTTTGCCCAAAACACCACGCCAGAGGCTGTTCGAAGCGGAATCAAAAGAGTAGAAAGGGCTGCTTTAGAGTTAAAAGATGAGCTGCGATCGGAAACCGGTACTGAGCAGATTCTCAACGTGTTCACATCCTTTACCAGCGATACCACCGGGCGTTTAGTTGTGGAGCTGGCGCCTTCAGAGAACAGAAAGCTGTCCGGCCAGAAAATGATACGCCGCTGGGAGGATCGTGTTGGCGATATTCATGATGTAGTCGAGCTTGAGTTTAAAGCCACGTTGAATCAACCCGGTTCCATGTTGGATATCGAACTGTCCTCCAGCAGCCTCAGTGACTTGAAACTGGCAGCTGACGGCCTAAAAGAGCGCCTGGCTGGTATAAATGGCCTGTATCAGATTACTGACTCCTTCCAACGCGGCAAGCAGGAGCTTTTGATAGAACTTAAACCGCTGGCAAGGAATATGGGGCTAAGTCTGGATGACGTTGCCATGCAAGTTCGGCAGGCCTATCACGGCGCAGATGTGCAAAATATTCAGAGGGGCGAGCAGGATATCAAAGTAGTGGTTCGTTACCCTGCAGAAGAGCGCAGCTCGCTGTGGTATCTCGAAAACATGTCTATCCGGATGCGGGATGGTTCAACCGTACCGTTATTGACTATCGCTGATATTGAATATGGTGAGGGCGCAGCGCAGATCAACCGCCACAATCGCCGCCGGGTTATTCGTGTCAGGGCCAAATTGGACGATAACGTCACCAGTACACCGAAAGTCATGATGGCCATTCAAAAAGAATACCTCGATAGTATTCCAGAAAGCTTTCCTGGAATGAATTGGGATGTTTCTGGCGTGCAGAAAGAGAAGGATGAATTCAAAGACTACCTGTTCAAGGCTTATTGGATCGCTATTCTTGGTATGTATGTGATGATGGCGACCTTGTTCCGGTCTTATGCGCAACCCCTCATGGTTATGTTTGCCATACCGTTTGGAATAATCGGGGCACTAGTGGGGCACCTAGTGGTCGGCATGGATGTTACTCTGTGGTCTCTGGTGGGGATGATCGCCGTGAGTGGTATTGTGGTGAATGACAACCTTGTCCTGGTTGATTTTATGAACCGCAATAAAGAGCGTGGCATTGATCTGATGGAATCCATTAGGCGCGCAGGTGCTGCCCGATTCAGGCCGATCATGCTGACATCTTTAACAACATTCGGTGGATTGGTTCCGCTGATGTTGGAAACCAGCTTGCAGGCTCAATTTCTAATTCCCATGGCGATATCAATAGCATTTGGGGTTTTGTTTGCAACATTGGTGAGTCTGATTCTGGTGCCGGCCACCTACCACATTCTTTATGATGTCAATCTGAGCATAAAAGATGTGGCACGTTTCTTCAGTGGCGAGAAAAAGGCAGCTTCATCCATCGCAGAGGAGGTTGATAGAACCTTTGAAGGTGGTACAGAAGACGACTCAGAGAAACTTCAATGGCATGTGGGTTTGGACGAAGCCTACGATCTGGGGCACAAAGAAGGCCTTAAGGGTGACGTGCCCCGAGTATCGCCTTTTGAGTTGGAAGTACTTTCTGCTAGCTGGGAAGCCGGTTGGGATGATGGCAATGAAGAGTTTCTCACCAGCAGTAATGCATCTACCTGA